GGCTGGTCCGCTTCTGGCACCTTCCATGGGAGTCGGAGGTACTGTATGCTCTGGCGGCGCAGCTGGGCTCAGATGTGGCTTTTTGCCTGCAGGGCGGTACGGCACTGGGAAGCGGGAGGGGCGAGATTTTGCAGCCGCTGCCTGCTTGCCCCCATTTTTATGTGGTCCTGGCCAACCCCGGTTTTGCCGTTTCCACCGCTAAAGTCTATCAGGCCTTTGTGCCTGACGGGCCTAATAGAACCGGTGCCGGAGGCCTGGTTGCTGCTTTGGAGGCGGGAGCGCGGGAAGAGGTAAAGTGTGGGCTGGAAAATGCTTTGGAGCGTTCTACCTTTTCGCTGTATCCTAAGGTTCGTCGCCTGAAAGAGAGAATGCAAAAAACAGCTCCGTCCCTGATGTGCGGCAGTGGGCCCACTGTTTTTGCGCTGTTTGATACAAAAGAGGATGCGGCAAAACTGTGTGAACAGTTAAAAGCTGAGGGTATATCGGCATGGTTGACCGAGACAGTGTCGGCAAGCTTAGGAGGTGGAGAAAATGTTTGACGTTGTGGTGTTGGCGGGAACCGGTAAGGATACAGAACTTACTGCCCAGGCGGGTGTGAATAATAAAGCATTTATTTCTATTAATAATAAGCCCATGCTGGGATATGTGCTGGAAGCCCTGAAGGAGACGCCGGAAATCGGGCGGATTGCCGTTGTTGGCCCTGTGGCGGATTTAACCCCTTTTATAGAAGAGTACGAAATCCTGGCTGTGGGGGAAGCGGGCAGTATTCCGGAAAATATCCGCAAGGGTTTTGAAGCGCTGCAGCCCCGGCAGCATTTTTTGATTGTTTCTGCAGACATCCCGTTTGTGTCTGTGGAGGCCGTCACCGATTTCCTTGCCCAATGCAGGCCATATAATCAGGACTTTTATTATCCCATTGTGCATAGAGATGATAATGAGGGCCGCTTTCCTGGAGTGACAAGGACATATGTTACGCTGCGCGACGGTGTTTTTACCGGCGGCAACCTGTTTTTGGTCAATCCAGCCGGCATTGCCGTGGCGCTGCCGAGAATGGAACGATTCCTCGCGCTGCGCAAGAGCCCCCTTAAGCTGGCCGGCACCCTTGGCCCCGGTTTTGTGCTCAAGCTGTTATTGAAAAAACTAACCATAGCGGAACTGGAAAAGCGTTTTTCCGCGCTTTTTGGGCTGCAGGGGAAAGCGGTAATTTCCAGGTTTGCGGAAATAGGCACCGATGTCGACAAGCCTGCAGACCTTGAATTGGCACAGAGAATGCTATAAATTAAAATAATTATGGACTTTGTTAAAAAATTCCCAGTTAAAAGAAGGAATTCATTCCTTTGTGTAGAACATCACAAGTATCAAAAGTGTGTCGGTTTTTTGTCAGGCTTTTGGCAGATGTGTGGCAGAAAGGCGGTGAGTATCATGAGGGTTACCGACGTCAGAATTCGTAAGATGAATAATGAAGGTAAGATGAAAGCAATCGTATCTATTACTCTGGAGAATCAGTTTGTTGTTCATGACGTCCGCGTAATCGAAGGCAATAACGGGCTTTTCGTCGCAATGCCCAGCAAAAGGACACCCGACGGCGAGTTCAAGGATATTGCCCACCCGATTACTTCTGAGACGCGGGAGATTATCCAATCCGCAGTACTGTTTGCTTACAGCAATGAATTAGAAAAAGAGTTAGTGGGAGCTTAATCGCGGAGCGATAGCTCCTTTTTTTTGTCTTTTAGCAAAAAATACAGTATGATTACAGTAGCTGGTTACAATATGTTTAATTAAGCGGGAGGTTCAACATGGAGAAAGTTACGACGGTGGTTTTGGCGGCGGGTGAAGGAAAGAGGATGAAGTCGCAGACACCGAAGGTTTTGCACCGGATTTGCGGCCGGTCGCTTTTAGGCCATGTGCTGGCAGCGGTGGAAAAAGCAAGTCAACAAAAGATTGTGGTGGTGGGGCATGGGGCCCAGCAAGTAAAGGAAGCCTTCGGGGATAAGGTACAGTATGCTTATCAACATCAGCAGCTAGGCACCGGTCATGCGGTGATGCAGGCAGAGCAGCAAATACCCCGGGCAGGCGATGTTTTTATTCTCTGTGGCGATACCCCGCTATTGTCGGCGGAGGTTATGGAAAAGATGCTTCTGGCACACAAACAGTCCGGTGTGGCGGCCACGGTGCTTACCGCGGTGGTCCCCGATGCTTACGGTTATGGCCGGATAATCCGCACCGAAGCAGGCGATGTGGTTAAGATTGTGGAGGAAAAGGACGCCACAGAAGGGGAGCGCACTGTGCGTGAAATTAATACCGGTACTTATCTATTCCAGGCCGAGGCTCTGCTTGATTCCCTGGGAGATTTGGATAATGACAATGCACAGGGCGAATACTACCTGACAGACTGCATTGCTTTGTTAATAAGTAGAGGCCTGAAAGTGGGGTCATATTGTCTTGAAGATTATCGAATGGCTCTTGGCGTAAATGACCGCTCCCAGCTGGCAGAGGCGGCAAAGCTGCTGCGGGAGAGAATTAACGGTGAACTGATGGCCGGTGGGGTCACCATTCATGACCCGGCCACCACGTATGTGGATGTGGATGTCCGTGTGGGCGAAGATACGGAGCTTTTGCCCAATACATATCTGAAAGGGGCCACAGAAATCGGCGCCCGGTGTGTCATCGGTCCCGGCACGGAAATTACAGAATGTCAGATTGGCAGTTGTGTCACCGTCAGGCATTCCGTCCTTAACCGGTCTGTGCTGGAGGACAATGTGACGGTGGGTCCCTTTGCCCACCTGCGGCCGGAAACGGTGCTGCGTTCCGGCGTAAAAGTGGGAGATTTTGTGGAAATTAAAAAGTCGGATATCGGTTCCCAAAGCAAAGTGCCCCATCTTTCGTATGTGGGCGATGCCCGGGTTGGCCAGGGTGTAAATCTTGGTGCCGGTACCATTGTGGTTAACTATGATGGAAAAAACAAACACGTTACAGAGATTGGCCCGCGGGCCTTTATCGGCTGCAACAGTAATTTGGTGGCACCGGTATCCATCGGCAAAGGAGCGTTTGTGGCCGCCGGATCCACTATAACCAAAGATGTTCCCGACGGGTCCCTGTCTTTGGCCCGGCCTAAACAGGTCAATAAGGAAGGTCTGGCCGGACGCTTTATCCGTTCGGAGAAAAAAGACGAATCCTGACGACTCAGGCAGGAGAACCGACTTGATAGGGCGAAGATTAATTTTTTAGACCGGTAGAAAAATATTTTTGTGAAAATGTAAGGTGTAAAGCCAGCTTTCTTATAAGCAAAGAGGCGGGAGGGTTTCTAAAAGTGTATCGAGGGCGTAAACTGCAAATATTCAGCGGTACGGCAAATATGCAGCTGACGGAAGCAATTGCGGAGCACGTGGGCGTACCCATGGGACAAGCGGAAGTGAAGCGTTTCAGTGACGGAGAACTTAGTATTTATCTGGGTGAAAGTGTCCGCGGTGCCGATGTCTTTATCGTCCAGCCCACATCGTGTCCGGCCAATGAAAATTTAATGGAACTATTAATTATGATGGACGCGCTGAAAAGGGCGTCTGCCAAAAGTGTTAATTCGGTGCTGCCGTATTACGGCTATGCGCGGCAGGACAGAAAAACCCGCGCCCGGGATCCCATTACAGCCAAGCTGGTGGCGGATTTGATTACCACAGCAGGTGCAGACCGGGTAATTACTATGGATTTGCATGCCGGGCAGATTCAGGGCTTTTTTAACATCCCGGTGGACCACTTAAAGAGCCTTCCTATTTTGGCCAAGTATTTTCAGGAGAAGGAATTTGAAAATGCTGTGGTTGTTTCCCCTGACATGGGTGGGGTGACACGGGCCCGAGAGTTGGCGGAACGGCTGCAGTTGCCCATCGCCATCATTGATAAGCGCCGCCCTGAGCCCAATGTGGCGGAAGTAATGAACATTATCGGTAAGGTAAAAGGTAAGACTGCCCTGATGATTGATGATATTATCGATACGGCGGGTACCATTTCACTGGGGGCCAGCGCCCTTCTGGAACAGGGAGCCAAAGAAGTGTACGCCTGCTGTACTCATCCCATTCTTTCCGGTCCGGCTCTGGAGCGGCTTGATGCTGCGCCCATTAAAGAAATTGTGGTTACCAATACCATTCCGGTGGCAGACAAGAAGCTGGACAAGCTGCAGGTGCTATCGGTGGCGCCGTTAATCGGAGATGCCATTATTCGCATTCATGAAGAGCTTTCCGTTTCCAAACTGTTTGATTAAACATTGCAGAATTTGACTCAAACGGTAAGTGTGGGGTATAAT
This Dethiobacter alkaliphilus AHT 1 DNA region includes the following protein-coding sequences:
- the ispE gene encoding 4-(cytidine 5'-diphospho)-2-C-methyl-D-erythritol kinase, whose amino-acid sequence is MLKSEKANAKINLVLDVLGKRDDGYHEISTVFQSLDLSDTLTFESRSEGIGLSSNAPALPLNKDNLIWQAAHLLQSHYGVSGGVHIHLHKRIPVAAGLGGGSSDAAAALRGLVRFWHLPWESEVLYALAAQLGSDVAFCLQGGTALGSGRGEILQPLPACPHFYVVLANPGFAVSTAKVYQAFVPDGPNRTGAGGLVAALEAGAREEVKCGLENALERSTFSLYPKVRRLKERMQKTAPSLMCGSGPTVFALFDTKEDAAKLCEQLKAEGISAWLTETVSASLGGGENV
- a CDS encoding nucleotidyltransferase family protein, which gives rise to MFDVVVLAGTGKDTELTAQAGVNNKAFISINNKPMLGYVLEALKETPEIGRIAVVGPVADLTPFIEEYEILAVGEAGSIPENIRKGFEALQPRQHFLIVSADIPFVSVEAVTDFLAQCRPYNQDFYYPIVHRDDNEGRFPGVTRTYVTLRDGVFTGGNLFLVNPAGIAVALPRMERFLALRKSPLKLAGTLGPGFVLKLLLKKLTIAELEKRFSALFGLQGKAVISRFAEIGTDVDKPADLELAQRML
- the spoVG gene encoding septation regulator SpoVG, with product MRVTDVRIRKMNNEGKMKAIVSITLENQFVVHDVRVIEGNNGLFVAMPSKRTPDGEFKDIAHPITSETREIIQSAVLFAYSNELEKELVGA
- the glmU gene encoding bifunctional UDP-N-acetylglucosamine diphosphorylase/glucosamine-1-phosphate N-acetyltransferase GlmU, whose protein sequence is MEKVTTVVLAAGEGKRMKSQTPKVLHRICGRSLLGHVLAAVEKASQQKIVVVGHGAQQVKEAFGDKVQYAYQHQQLGTGHAVMQAEQQIPRAGDVFILCGDTPLLSAEVMEKMLLAHKQSGVAATVLTAVVPDAYGYGRIIRTEAGDVVKIVEEKDATEGERTVREINTGTYLFQAEALLDSLGDLDNDNAQGEYYLTDCIALLISRGLKVGSYCLEDYRMALGVNDRSQLAEAAKLLRERINGELMAGGVTIHDPATTYVDVDVRVGEDTELLPNTYLKGATEIGARCVIGPGTEITECQIGSCVTVRHSVLNRSVLEDNVTVGPFAHLRPETVLRSGVKVGDFVEIKKSDIGSQSKVPHLSYVGDARVGQGVNLGAGTIVVNYDGKNKHVTEIGPRAFIGCNSNLVAPVSIGKGAFVAAGSTITKDVPDGSLSLARPKQVNKEGLAGRFIRSEKKDES
- a CDS encoding ribose-phosphate diphosphokinase yields the protein MYRGRKLQIFSGTANMQLTEAIAEHVGVPMGQAEVKRFSDGELSIYLGESVRGADVFIVQPTSCPANENLMELLIMMDALKRASAKSVNSVLPYYGYARQDRKTRARDPITAKLVADLITTAGADRVITMDLHAGQIQGFFNIPVDHLKSLPILAKYFQEKEFENAVVVSPDMGGVTRARELAERLQLPIAIIDKRRPEPNVAEVMNIIGKVKGKTALMIDDIIDTAGTISLGASALLEQGAKEVYACCTHPILSGPALERLDAAPIKEIVVTNTIPVADKKLDKLQVLSVAPLIGDAIIRIHEELSVSKLFD